A single Anopheles arabiensis isolate DONGOLA chromosome 2, AaraD3, whole genome shotgun sequence DNA region contains:
- the LOC120898556 gene encoding uncharacterized protein LOC120898556 isoform X2: MCIKETRTDPSCISALFEAISSKDETMLKNALRMATIETVLCFESTYGVSPLIWCVQTGDVSYLGLVECLLSTGLYDCQMVDSKGRPVLASIAEKHTDNPKFVEKLIELEIQGVDEVTACYRILRQNSLQLLKLYIALKKLDGAALFQSLANALIQLEVKNFPLSSELKIYVQWKLADYGHRHLSGDYNPPPGQTTHHEWKSHIKVISDCWSVIAEKYDTGDYVDIDDRLLQRLTVIHNHLYFLQYKPFVKHLPMIELIFCLALFLRSFKVDSVVYRMLVNKRLILQFLRMIVRQLNYIKRSLLDIETKLKGIVQDHDQSLDVLKRDAIIESISEELETMAVPNKSYVVDQFCEKMAAVIYKTGTLLDQPCENDLIVDFLKHIKKSNKQWAQQKIDEINYLKQESKDRLIALVKSRIPCTTHPVNVADRLIKLMKGKTSLAQIVADESFSMEHLMSKQDRRTVRRMIKCYNKTKQYYSLTKIYGSLSQVGELNHKNGAVFVPCIKRAFTVLGETMKNTKSTPNMPHGRIRNTVEKLLMPQLSAFNISHRNTYAKAFSLKRLLIADNLEENILINLPLYMTVVRVMLLLLIAVLGADIRRSFYGMLYECNTVQALRSLLLYVENDDDFAKMLKECLKEVKKYFDNIEKLLKELEHSPVGQKAQFENVKQHFTQQYTLSKELRTMLETEEAISNLRKTCFACTDIITIRRLLRWKLESHHPNRLLQRMSKEWDTSTTEINSMVNLDTRLVTINIATVPNKLKMIQMAMDSAYYYGCIEHTRQLAKQIGIDATDDSKHQTLNTKLRSYYDNMFFLDNKWKSINEFCKQNHILLPSDKVNSLREEDEARLQQLFEERQNRLRTILEIGNIREVEDIASCLKTISPCIIAALEYIQLEVCEILTTVGYFGDNFYYLKHRIPMIMGKSYRNLLAHDALSYDMLSDSGEEKLLINAIVLANTKITLFPTANNKPQCRNTIELSFPTPENTFRWVEKQEKIIEVLKADDSQLLQVMMQAGGEIKSHFYYELQPDQHQPSHLDLTKIVHRFCRPNSTVIQLLGRYFPSFAKTYHHPEIMLQNALERSDFHQVIELYCSLPEMEFDKRVFSWPMLLSKFSSDFIARLPLQRKQEYLNLFLDYGNESCARKMISNHIQNPSQHTVSHAMIRGMYSVVELLVQNTSRLQTNDMELAIIMHWNDLLPAIAVKIELDAKEYVTLIETAVKVNNEKAVEYLLHDKLKRTEKALKVCIVTAALHGRNNILKYLLSHFFTPASILLEALREAAATKHWITTRLLLEAVGSEELECPSDARMTDILLGFVTLGQSRLIRKIGSLYKFNYESIKYHPLALAVEYRKATPRMIASLRLLSFGWLDCTSILHEIILQGSDEPSWNAIWSNIDDHLSKIFTLNSDHCTLAINVLQRWKTIAFVEQIKSSNTSLCCAIQSNDISILRTLLSRSRDMRNLNNTSILQEIVFQIGSLIVRLDTEHGQWDVRTCCDKMINRMTHLFASSNETCWQEFTIVCGEVVVHFSVFASEEISQPIEVEFNIRNNTRFIDNLQDVQIIANEVFNKHTVVHATFTKGNRTVHFWRLEDWTCAYDIYPPNSAIDLLPLVNIPALFRKTVLHCAALKETDVETLKLLMENGAHPLLKDKFGKTPVHHALQNPLKPELALCLMRECVERCLCSVDGSSLIEVTDGDGKNKLIHTATIWGHEDAILYLLRNNADVTARNVHLQTPAHIVAVKPMYNSVALMKILLDQDRGLLNLVDSYGCTPLGWAAKVGNIKLLHTIMEYRPDFDNTSANRDALKYALMAHHAQWVKCFIEFLTANGIQGITKLLDMDLIILSLDVDDWQLSVVLLEYELGHTLTKQPTRGDLDRFNTIIQSAGDLTTKLESKRFIMLLECLIPIRPTTP; this comes from the coding sequence ATGTGTATTAAAGAAACGCGTACCGATCCATCGTGCATTTCAGCACTCTTCGAAGCCATCTCGAGCAAGGATGAGACCATGCTGAAGAACGCTTTGCGAATGGCCACCATCGAAACTGTGCTGTGCTTTGAATCGACCTACGGAGTTTCACCGTTAATTTGGTGCGTTCAAACTGGCGACGTGAGTTATCTTGGATTGGTGGAATGTCTGCTGTCCACCGGATTGTACGATTGCCAAATGGTTGACAGCAAGGGCCGCCCAGTACTAGCCAGCATAGCCGAGAAGCATACCGACAATCCTAAGTTTGTGGAAAAGTTAATTGAGCTTGAGATCCAGGGAGTGGATGAGGTAACCGCATGCTATAGAATATTAAGACAAAACTCGTTGCAATTACTTAAGCTTTATATAGCTCTGAAGAAACTCGACGGAGCAGCATTGTTTCAATCACTGGCAAACGCTTTGATTCAGCTAGAGGTAAAGAACTTCCCACTATCGTCAGAACTTAAAATATACGTGCAATGGAAGCTCGCTGACTATGGCCATCGACATTTATCGGGTGATTACAACCCCCCTCCAGGACAAACGACGCACCATGAGTGGAAGAGCCATATCAAAGTGATAAGTGATTGTTGGAGCGTTATAGCCGAAAAGTATGATACTGGAGATTATGTAGACattgacgatcgtttattgCAACGACTGACGGTAATCCATAACCATCTCTATTTTCTGCAGTACAAACCGTTCGTTAAGCACCTGCCGATGATAGAGCTGATATTTTGTCTGGCATTATTTCTACGATCATTTAAGGTCGATTCCGTGGTCTATCGCATGCTAGTGAACAAACGGCTTATATTACAGTTTTTACGCATGATCGTTCGGCAATTAAATTACATCAAAAGGAGTCTTCTGGATATAGAAACGAAGTTAAAGGGTATAGTACAGGATCACGATCAATCACTTGATGTTTTAAAAAGGGATGCAATAATTGAAAGTATTTCAGAGGAACTGGAAACCATGGCTGTTCCTAACAAGTCCTATGTCGTAGATCAATTCTGTGAAAAGATGGCAGCCGTTATTTATAAAACCGGTACTCTTCTTGACCAACCATGTGAGAATGATCTTATTGTGGACTTTTTGAAGCATATTAAAAAGAGCAACAAACAATGGGCCCAACAGAAGATCGACGAAATAAATTATCTCAAACAAGAAAGCAAAGACCGTTTGATCGCGTTAGTCAAAAGTCGTATACCTTGCACCACACACCCGGTGAATGTTGCCGATCGATTGATCAAACTAATGAAAGGCAAAACATCGCTGGCGCAGATCGTGGCCGATGAATCTTTTAGCATGGAACATCTGATGAGTAAACAGGATCGACGTACCGTACGAAGGATGATCAAGTGTTacaataaaacgaaacaatacTATTCGCTCACCAAGATTTACGGTAGTTTATCCCAGGTGGGCGAATTGAATCACAAAAATGGGGCCGTATTTGTCCCGTGCATCAAGAGAGCATTTACCGTTTTAGGTGAGACGATGAAAAACACCAAAAGCACACCCAATATGCCGCACGGACGCATCCGCAACACCGTGGAGAAATTACTGATGCCGCAACTTTCGGCATTTAACATATCACATCGTAATACGTATGCAAAGGCATTTTCACTGAAAAGGCTTTTGATTGCGGATAATTTGGAAGAAAATATATTAATCAACCTACCACTCTACATGACCGTCGTGAGGGTAATGTTGTTACTGTTGATCGCGGTGCTGGGAGCCGATATCAGGCGCTCATTCTACGGTATGTTGTATGAATGTAATACTGTACAAGCGTTACGCTCGCTGCTACTATACGtagagaatgatgatgattttgcGAAAATGTTAAAGGAGTGTTTAAAAGAAGTTAAAAAGTATTTCGACAACATAGAAAAGCTACTAAAAGAACTAGAACATAGCCCCGTTGGACAAAAAGCTCAATTTGAAAACGTCAAGCAACATTTCACTCAGCAATATACTTTGAGCAAAGAGTTGCGAACAATGCTGGAAACGGAAGAAGCAATCTCGAATTTGCGTAAAACGTGCTTTGCCTGCACCGATATCATAACAATCCGACGTTTGCTTCGTTGGAAGCTTGAATCACACCATCCGAACAGATTGTTGCAAAGAATGTCCAAAGAATGGGATACTTCTACTACAGAAATTAACTCAATGGTTAATCTCGATACACGATTAGTGACAATAAACATTGCAACCGTGCCAAACAAGCTTAAAATGATACAGATGGCTATGGACTCGGCTTACTATTACGGTTGCATCGAACATACGCGCCAGCTAGCCAAACAAATTGGAATAGATGCGACTGATGACTCGAAACACCAGACGCTTAATACGAAACTTCGATCTTACTATGATAACATGTTTTTCCTCGATAACAAATGGAAGTCGATAAATGAATTCTGCAAACAGAACCACATTTTGCTGCCGAGCGATAAAGTAAACAGTCTGCGTGAAGAAGATGAGGCCCGTCTGCAGCAGTTGTTTGAAGAGCGACAGAATAGATTACGAACGATCCTCGAAATAGGGAATATACGAGAGGTAGAAGACATTGCAAGCTGTCTAAAAACTATCTCCCCCTGCATTATTGCTGCGCTCGAGTACATTCAACTAGAAGTTTGCGAAATCTTGACCACAGTCGGATACTTTGGAGATAATTTCTACTATCTAAAGCATCGCATACCGATGATAATGGGGAAAAGCTATCGCAATCTTCTTGCACACGATGCCTTGTCCTACGATATGCTCAGCGACAGTGGAGAGGAAAAGCTGCTCATTAATGCGATCGTTTTAGCCAACACGAAAATAACTCTCTTCCCCACAGCCAATAACAAACCGCAATGCCGCAATACCATTGAACTAAGCTTTCCTACTCCCGAGAACACATTTCGATGGGtcgaaaaacaggaaaaaataatagaagtCTTGAAAGCGGACGACTCACAACTGCTGCAAGTGATGATGCAGGCCGGTGGAGAAATAAAAAGCCATTTCTATTATGAACTACAGCCGGATCAACACCAACCCTCTCATCTTGATCTCACGAAGATTGTTCATCGCTTTTGCCGTCCTAATTCAACCGTAATACAACTATTGGGCCGTTATTTTCCCTCTTTTGCAAAAACATATCACCATCCCGAGATTATGCTGCAAAATGCTCTTGAACGAAGCGATTTCCATCAGGTGATTGAGCTTTACTGTAGCTTACCTGAAATGGAGTTTGATAAGAGGGTGTTTTCCTGGCCGATGCTACTATCAAAATTTTCATCGGACTTTATTGCTAGATTACCCTTACAACGTAAGCAAGAATATCTAAATCTATTTCTCGACTACGGTAATGAGTCATGTGCCCGGAAAATGATTTCTAACCATATTCAGAATCCCAGCCAACATACAGTAAGTCATGCGATGATACGTGGAATGTACTCGGTTGTCGAGTTGTTGGTGCAAAACACGTCCCGTCTACAGACAAATGATATGGAGCTGGCGATCATTATGCATTGGAATGATCTGCTGCCTGCTATTGCAGTCAAGATTGAGCTCGATGCAAAGGAGTACGTGACTCTGATCGAAACAGCTGTAAAGGTAAACAACGAAAAGGCGGTAGAATATTTGCTTCACGACAAGTTGAAGCGTACCGAGAAAGCTCTTAAAGTGTGTATCGTAACTGCTGCACTTCACGGAAGGAATAACATTTTAAAGTATTTGTTGAGTCATTTTTTCACACCAGCATCCATTTTATTAGAAGCGCTTCGCGAAGCCGCCGCTACCAAACACTGGATAACGACGCGATTATTGCTTGAAGCAGTAGGATCGGAAGAGCTGGAATGTCCCAGTGACGCTAGAATGACAGATATCCTACTAGGTTTTGtcactcttggtcagtcacgaTTGATTAGAAAGATAGGATCACTTTACAAGTTCAATTACGAGAGTATTAAATACCATCCACTGGCGTTGGCCGTAGAATATCGAAAAGCTACTCCTAGAATGATTGCATCGTTACGCCTGCTAAGTTTCGGGTGGCTCGATTGCACCTCGATTCTACACGAAATAATACTTCAaggaagcgacgaaccctcttGGAATGCAATatggagtaacatcgatgaTCATCTGTCTAAGATATTTACTCTCAATTCTGATCACTGCACTTTAGCTATCAATGTGCTGCAACGCTGGAAAACGATCGCGTTCGTCGAGCAAATCAAATCGAGCAATACTTCCTTATGCTGTGCCATACAATCGAACGACATATCAATCCTTCGGACACTACTCAGCCGCTCCCGTGATATGAGGAACCTCAACAATACTAGCATTCTTCAAGAGATTGTGTTCCAGATCGGTTCTTTGATCGTTCGACTCGATACCGAGCATGGTCAATGGGATGTGCGGACATGCTGCGACAAGATGATCAACAGAATGACCCACCTGTTTGCGAGTTCGAATGAAACGTGTTGGCAGGAGTTTACAATCGTTTGCGGCGAAGTGGTGGTTCACTTTTCTGTGTTTGCTTCTGAAGAAATATCCCAACCCATAGAGGTAGAGTTCAATATCAGGAATAACACCAGGTTTATTGATAACCTGCAGGATGTACAAATCATTGCAAATGAAGTtttcaacaaacacacagtagTACATGCAACGTTTACTAAAGGCAATCGAACCGTGCATTTCTGGCGTTTGGAAGACTGGACTTGTGCGTACGATATCTACCCACCCAATAGTGCCATCGATCTGTTACCTCTTGTGAACATACCGGCACTCTTCAGAAAAACAGTTTTGCACTGTGCAGCCTTAAAGGAAACGGATGTAGAAACGTTAAAATTGCTGATGGAAAACGGCGCTCATCCTTTGCTGAAAGATAAATTCGGAAAAACGCCCGTACATCATGCCCTGCAGAACCCTTTGAAGCCTGAGTTAGCATTGTGCTTAATGAGGGAATGTGTTGAGCGTTGTTTGTGTAGCGTTGATGGTTCATCACTAATAGAGGTAACTGATGGGGATGGAAAAAATAAGCTTATTCATACTGCTACAATTTGGGGACATGAAGATGCGATACTGTATTTGCTAAGGAACAACGCCGATGTGACGGCGCGGAATGTGCATCTTCAAACGCCTGCACACATAGTGGCTGTTAAACCGATGTACAACTCCGTTGCGTTGATGAAAATCTTGCTCGACCAGGACAGAGGCTTGTTGAACTTGGTTGACTCATATGGTTGCACACCGTTGGGCTGGGCTGCCAAAGTAGGTAATATCAAACTTTTGCATACAATCATGGAATACAGGCCGGACTTCGATAATACATCAGCAAATCGGGATGCCCTTAAATATGCACTCATGGCACATCACGCACAATGGGTCAAATGTTTCATCGAATTTCTCACCGCGAACGGCATCCAGGGAATTACGAAGCTGTTGGATATGGATTTAATCATATTGTCGCTTGATGTGGACGATTGGCAACTATCGGTGGTGCTGCTCGAGTACGAATTAGGTCATACTTTAACGAAGCAACCTACGAGAGGTGATTTAGATCGTTTTAATACTATTATACAGAGTGCTGGTGATCTAACGACCAAACTCGAATCGAAACGATTCATTATGTTGCTGGAATGTTTAATCCCGATAAGGCCTACAACCCCGTAG